The Klebsiella quasivariicola region TCAGTCCGCCGGCCCGGGTATCATTCTTGGTTACGCTATCGCCGGCTTTATCGCTTTTCTGATCATGCGTCAGCTGGGTGAAATGGTGGTGGAGGAGCCGGTAGCCGGCTCGTTTAGCCACTTCGCATATAAATACTGGGGCGGCTTTGCCGGCTTCGCTTCCGGCTGGAACTACTGGGTGCTGTATGTCCTGGTGGCCATGGCGGAACTGACCGCTGTGGGCAAATATATCCAGTTCTGGTGGCCCGAAATCCCGACCTGGGCCTCGGCGGCGGTCTTCTTCATCGCTATCAACGCCATTAACCTGACCAACGTGAAAGTGTTCGGTGAAATGGAGTTCTGGTTCGCGATTATCAAAGTAGTCGCCGTGGTGGCAATGATTCTGTTCGGTGGCTGGCTGCTGTTCAGCGGCAACGGCGGCCCGCAGGCGACGGTACGTAACCTGTGGGACCAGGGTGGCTTCCTGCCGCACGGCTTTACCGGTCTGGTGATGATGATGGCGATCATCATGTTCTCCTTCGGCGGTCTGGAGCTGGTGGGCATCACCGCCGCGGAAGCGGATAACCCGGAGCAAAGCATTCCGAAAGCCACCAACCAGGTTATCTACCGTATCCTGATCTTCTACGTTGGCTCACTGGCGGTGCTGCTCTCTCTGCTGCCGTGGACCCGCGTGACCGCAGACACCAGCCCGTTCGTCCTCATCTTCCATGAACTTGGCGATACGCTGGTGGCTAACGCCCTCAACGTAGTGGTGCTGACGGCCGCTTTGTCGGTTTACAACAGCTGCGTCTACTGCAACAGCCGGATGCTGTTCGGCCTTGCCCAACAGGGTAACGCGCCGAAAGCGCTGCTCAGTGTCGACAAACGCGGCGTGCCGGTGAATACCATTCTCGTCTCTGCCCTGGTCACCGCGCTGTGCGTGCTGATCAACTATATGGCGCCGGAGTCCGCTTTTGGTCTGCTGATGGCGCTGGTGGTCTCCGCTCTGGTGATCAACTGGGCGATGATTAGCCTGGCGCATATCAAATTCCGTCGCGCCAAGCAGCAGCAGGGCGTCGTCACGCGCTTCCCGGCGCTCTTCTACCCGCTGGGCAACTGGCTGTGCCTGCTGTTTATGGCGGCGGTGCTGGTGATTATGCTGATGACCCCGGGGATGGCGATTTCCGTCTGGCTGATCCCGGTCTGGATCGCGGTGCTGGGCGTGGGCTATTTGTTTAAACAGAAAGCCGCCGCCACCATAAAAGCACAATAATACATCTCATCAATAGCGCTCTTTGCTCTGCGTCTGCTTGTGAATAACGGGCGCAGAGCATTGTTATCTGCTTCACACTTTCCTCTCCATAGCTGTTTTATCCATATCGTCAACGAGTTACTGCAACGTATTTCCCTCCATAGCAGCCAATAATTCTCTCCATACTGCAACGGAGAGACCGCACATGGCAGACAACAAATTATCTATAAAAGAGAAGATTGGTTACGGGATGGGGGATGCCGGATGCAATATTATCTTTGGCGCCATCATGCTGTTTGTGAACTATTTTTATACCGATATTTTCGGCCTGGCGCCGGCGCTGGTGGGCGTATTACTGCTGTCAGT contains the following coding sequences:
- the aroP gene encoding aromatic amino acid transporter AroP, whose translation is MEGQQHGDRLKRGLKNRHIQLIALGGAIGTGLFLGSASVIQSAGPGIILGYAIAGFIAFLIMRQLGEMVVEEPVAGSFSHFAYKYWGGFAGFASGWNYWVLYVLVAMAELTAVGKYIQFWWPEIPTWASAAVFFIAINAINLTNVKVFGEMEFWFAIIKVVAVVAMILFGGWLLFSGNGGPQATVRNLWDQGGFLPHGFTGLVMMMAIIMFSFGGLELVGITAAEADNPEQSIPKATNQVIYRILIFYVGSLAVLLSLLPWTRVTADTSPFVLIFHELGDTLVANALNVVVLTAALSVYNSCVYCNSRMLFGLAQQGNAPKALLSVDKRGVPVNTILVSALVTALCVLINYMAPESAFGLLMALVVSALVINWAMISLAHIKFRRAKQQQGVVTRFPALFYPLGNWLCLLFMAAVLVIMLMTPGMAISVWLIPVWIAVLGVGYLFKQKAAATIKAQ